The Desulfomicrobium orale DSM 12838 genome includes a window with the following:
- a CDS encoding DUF2156 domain-containing protein, giving the protein MNRIFTPVSLDGQAEYNRLLAMCAQKASDYSFVNLWGWGREYGLEWSFCEKYVLIRQTIPDLVYWAPVGDWAGADWKALQNDLPQDICFSRIPEELKNIWEARLEDVRVRECREHWDYLYDRAELAELKGRKFHNKKNLLNQFVREYDATFVELDEKTVECALAMQTDWFLWRNSENDRTLEAENRAIVKVMHDWSRLGSLMGGGIVVDGKMIAYTIAEALDEKSVLIHFEKGCPLFKGVYQAVNQMFLEHCAQGFSIVNREQDLGDEGLRKAKLSYNPVDFLKKYTVCLRGSLR; this is encoded by the coding sequence ATGAACAGAATTTTCACGCCCGTCTCTCTGGACGGGCAGGCCGAGTACAACCGCCTTCTGGCCATGTGCGCCCAGAAGGCTTCGGATTACAGTTTTGTGAATTTGTGGGGATGGGGCCGCGAATACGGTCTGGAATGGTCTTTCTGCGAGAAGTATGTGCTGATCCGCCAGACAATTCCCGATCTCGTCTACTGGGCCCCTGTGGGTGACTGGGCGGGGGCGGACTGGAAGGCTCTGCAGAATGATCTGCCTCAGGATATCTGTTTCAGCCGCATTCCCGAAGAACTGAAAAATATCTGGGAGGCCCGCCTCGAGGACGTGCGGGTCCGGGAATGCCGGGAACATTGGGACTATCTGTACGACCGCGCGGAACTGGCGGAACTCAAGGGGCGGAAGTTCCACAACAAGAAGAACCTGCTGAACCAGTTTGTGCGGGAGTACGACGCCACTTTCGTCGAGCTGGACGAGAAAACCGTGGAGTGCGCTCTGGCCATGCAGACGGACTGGTTTTTATGGCGCAATTCCGAAAACGACCGGACTCTGGAAGCGGAGAACCGGGCCATCGTCAAGGTCATGCATGACTGGTCGCGGCTTGGTTCCCTCATGGGCGGGGGGATTGTGGTGGACGGCAAGATGATTGCCTACACCATCGCCGAGGCGCTGGACGAGAAGAGCGTACTGATCCATTTCGAGAAGGGTTGTCCGCTGTTCAAAGGAGTCTATCAGGCCGTCAATCAGATGTTTCTGGAGCATTGCGCTCAAGGTTTCAGCATCGTCAACCGGGAGCAGGATCTGGGGGATGAAGGTCTGCGCAAGGCCAAGCTCAGCTATAATC
- a CDS encoding DUF3568 domain-containing protein, with amino-acid sequence MNLARNALLLMILLTTGCMALVAGGVAAVGTYTYVSGQLNRTYNANLERTYNAALAGCQALGLGVLDRELKLSEASIKTNDEGRDVWIKLKTQSSTTTEVSVRVGYLGDEVASRKFHEALQAKL; translated from the coding sequence ATGAACCTCGCGCGCAATGCATTATTGCTGATGATCCTGCTGACCACGGGCTGTATGGCTCTCGTGGCCGGAGGCGTGGCTGCGGTGGGCACCTATACCTACGTATCCGGGCAGCTCAACCGGACCTATAACGCGAATCTCGAACGCACCTACAACGCGGCCCTGGCCGGATGTCAGGCTCTGGGTCTCGGCGTGCTGGACCGCGAACTCAAACTGAGTGAAGCGTCCATCAAAACCAACGACGAAGGCCGGGACGTATGGATCAAGCTCAAAACCCAGAGTTCCACTACGACGGAAGTCTCCGTCCGGGTCGGCTATCTCGGCGACGAGGTGGCCTCCCGCAAATTTCACGAAGCGCTACAGGCCAAGCTTTGA
- a CDS encoding DEAD/DEAH box helicase yields MNINLDKAVASAFYGHFKELRDAQQAVIEPLLDGRNIVLTSGTGSGKTEAVMAPLVSKYWRDAVRDDYLFLLYIVPTKALVNDLEKRLHPPLAALNLRVGVRHSDRDDLKSGPTPHVLITTPESLDVMLFRKDPAFDSIRAVVVDEVHLLYNTQRGLQLSVLLQRLRRSLSHDLQCAALSATVGDLSHIRDFLLGAEENAELLAFSAARSIDAQIRHIENPHQLLSLVQKITEGRPTKLLIFADSRRECERLAGILQDDETLRHSVFAHYSSLSPEVRLDTERKYAVMRTAICVATSTLELGIDIGNIDAVLLWGVPSGVDSFLQRIGRANRRSNKTNVVCLVPDDSESVPLDALRFAVMLDAASKGDLPIYEPFELFGAAGQQCLSIIASDDGRFTRIADLCDLLRHKSCLQRDVVESILAELASNGFLQRHGYKNRYGADEEVHRLVDMKMIYGNFGVGSQTVDLFHGAKRLGEVPAINLLRIRGSIAVRFAGKNWRVKKVSREGIHLEACKGRTESIEFSYGGSGISSNPYITDRMWAFIHTDGAVQDQFSIALSETVGKFISSIRKSCDFPQVPFSRAAEGIRYYTFGGYIVNRAIGLFSGKPEFKADDVSLLVPSQIDWSTLPENPTEYEDIFHLLFEATVAQSIYQKQLPLELQEREYLQAWLKDTAIPRILARLRNAKAVACNTFDTGESYRFRVFRAGAVQLRRNLVTPNELR; encoded by the coding sequence ATGAATATCAACCTTGATAAAGCCGTTGCCTCCGCATTTTATGGCCATTTCAAAGAGCTGCGTGATGCGCAACAAGCAGTGATAGAGCCGCTATTGGATGGCCGCAATATTGTGCTTACATCCGGAACGGGGTCTGGCAAGACCGAAGCCGTGATGGCACCATTGGTCAGTAAGTATTGGCGGGATGCCGTCCGCGATGATTATCTCTTTCTGCTCTACATCGTGCCGACCAAGGCTCTAGTCAACGATCTGGAGAAACGGCTCCACCCGCCATTGGCCGCTTTGAACCTGCGCGTGGGAGTGCGGCACAGCGACCGGGACGACCTGAAGAGCGGCCCTACGCCTCATGTGCTTATCACTACCCCCGAATCGCTTGATGTGATGCTGTTTCGGAAGGACCCGGCTTTTGATTCAATACGGGCTGTTGTCGTTGACGAAGTTCACTTGCTCTACAACACGCAACGAGGGCTTCAGCTATCCGTCCTTTTACAGCGCTTACGGCGAAGCCTGTCGCACGACCTCCAATGCGCCGCACTCTCGGCCACGGTGGGAGATCTGTCCCATATACGCGATTTTCTGCTGGGCGCTGAGGAGAACGCCGAATTACTCGCGTTCTCGGCGGCCCGCTCAATTGACGCTCAAATCCGTCATATCGAAAATCCGCATCAATTGCTCTCGCTTGTTCAGAAGATTACGGAAGGACGGCCAACGAAGCTGCTCATCTTCGCGGATTCTCGCCGGGAGTGCGAACGCCTGGCAGGCATATTACAGGATGACGAGACCCTCCGGCATAGCGTCTTTGCCCACTATTCTTCTCTCTCGCCTGAAGTGCGGCTGGACACCGAGCGCAAATATGCCGTGATGCGCACGGCCATTTGCGTGGCGACGAGTACGTTGGAACTTGGTATCGACATCGGCAATATTGACGCAGTGTTGCTATGGGGCGTTCCTTCGGGCGTCGATTCGTTTCTGCAGCGCATCGGGCGCGCCAACAGACGCTCCAACAAGACCAATGTCGTCTGTCTTGTGCCGGATGATTCCGAGTCCGTGCCGCTGGATGCGCTCCGTTTCGCCGTAATGCTGGATGCCGCCTCGAAAGGGGATCTGCCAATTTACGAGCCGTTTGAACTGTTTGGGGCCGCCGGTCAACAATGCCTCAGTATCATTGCGTCGGACGATGGCCGATTCACGCGAATAGCCGATCTTTGCGATTTGCTCAGGCATAAGTCCTGTCTTCAGCGCGATGTTGTCGAATCCATCCTGGCCGAACTTGCGTCGAATGGTTTCCTTCAGCGGCACGGATACAAGAATCGCTATGGCGCGGACGAAGAAGTCCATCGACTCGTCGATATGAAGATGATCTACGGCAACTTCGGGGTAGGTTCTCAGACTGTTGACCTGTTTCACGGGGCAAAACGACTTGGCGAGGTGCCCGCCATCAACCTGTTGCGGATTCGCGGCAGTATTGCCGTGCGATTCGCCGGGAAGAATTGGCGGGTGAAAAAAGTATCGCGTGAAGGAATACACTTGGAGGCCTGCAAGGGAAGGACGGAATCCATAGAGTTTTCTTATGGAGGAAGCGGGATTTCCTCCAATCCATACATCACGGACCGTATGTGGGCATTCATTCATACGGATGGCGCGGTGCAGGATCAATTCAGCATCGCGCTTTCGGAGACAGTCGGGAAATTTATCTCGTCCATACGTAAGTCTTGTGACTTTCCGCAAGTCCCGTTTTCCAGAGCGGCGGAAGGTATTCGCTACTACACGTTTGGGGGTTACATCGTAAACCGTGCAATCGGCCTGTTTTCGGGCAAACCGGAATTCAAGGCCGATGATGTGTCTTTGCTTGTCCCGTCGCAGATTGACTGGTCCACACTCCCGGAGAACCCCACCGAGTATGAGGATATCTTCCATTTGCTGTTTGAAGCCACTGTGGCGCAATCCATCTACCAGAAGCAATTGCCATTGGAACTCCAAGAGCGCGAATACCTTCAGGCTTGGCTCAAGGACACGGCAATTCCTCGCATCCTTGCCCGGTTGCGAAATGCCAAAGCTGTTGCATGCAATACTTTTGATACAGGTGAGAGCTACCGCTTCCGAGTTTTTCGGGCCGGAGCTGTTCAACTTCGCCGGAATCTTGTCACTCCCAATGAGCTTCGCTAG
- the recJ gene encoding single-stranded-DNA-specific exonuclease RecJ — MTASRHTTWRVKSAPEIPGQSDLAHLAARLEVSPLLVRLMALRGLASEKDMDRFLNPGLRHFSPLEQWPGFGAGAEFLHAAIQNGKKIAVWGDYDVDGITATALIKDFLALRGVSALHHIPARLAFGYGIHAEGIRELARQGADVLLTVDCGITNVAEIREAKALGLGTVVTDHHLPGPELPEADIIINPKLQEWPSRELAGVGVAFLLMAALNRLLPGPAADMREYLDLVALGTIADVVPLDAHNRILVKNGMLVMAQGKRPGLRALKEVSGMEAEEQVGANAIGFALAPRINAAGRIGDPDLAVRLLLEKTPAAARALAAQLDGLNAKRKAEEQRILEEAVIQAEAQRHLPGLVLHSEHWHSGIIGIVASRIVELFHRPCLILTKESGIFKGSGRATPDFDLYAALQSCSRCLYQFGGHRQAAGLKLEPFQLATLKELFAQAAQEQLGAEPAPPTLEVDAELPFAALSATLLKELELLQPYGQGNPRPVFLSPPLSILRHRLFSQKRHLELHVSDRNDGTTMRAVAWRQGDGWRQPSGEIRLAYTPRLAKFNGLRQIELTVQRIFTVTQKGV; from the coding sequence ATGACCGCTTCCAGACACACCACATGGCGTGTGAAATCCGCGCCAGAAATTCCCGGCCAGAGCGATCTCGCGCATCTGGCCGCGCGTCTGGAAGTCAGCCCGCTTCTGGTGCGGCTCATGGCCCTGCGCGGCCTGGCGTCCGAAAAGGATATGGACCGGTTTCTGAATCCCGGCCTCAGACATTTCTCCCCTCTGGAACAATGGCCGGGATTTGGGGCAGGGGCGGAATTTCTGCATGCGGCCATCCAGAACGGCAAAAAAATCGCGGTCTGGGGCGATTACGATGTGGACGGCATCACGGCCACGGCCCTGATCAAGGATTTTCTGGCCCTGCGCGGCGTGAGCGCGCTGCACCACATCCCGGCCCGGCTGGCCTTCGGCTACGGAATACATGCCGAAGGAATCCGGGAGCTGGCCCGTCAGGGCGCGGACGTTCTGCTGACCGTGGACTGCGGCATCACCAATGTGGCGGAAATCCGGGAAGCCAAGGCTCTGGGGCTGGGCACGGTGGTCACGGATCATCATCTCCCCGGCCCGGAACTGCCCGAAGCGGACATCATCATCAATCCCAAACTGCAGGAATGGCCCAGCCGGGAACTGGCCGGGGTAGGCGTCGCCTTTCTGCTCATGGCTGCCCTGAACCGCCTGCTCCCCGGCCCGGCCGCCGACATGCGCGAATATCTCGATCTGGTGGCGCTCGGAACCATCGCCGATGTCGTGCCTCTCGACGCGCACAACAGAATTCTGGTCAAAAACGGGATGCTCGTCATGGCCCAGGGGAAAAGGCCGGGGCTTCGGGCGCTGAAGGAAGTCAGCGGGATGGAGGCCGAGGAACAGGTGGGCGCGAACGCCATTGGTTTTGCCCTGGCCCCCCGCATCAATGCCGCCGGGCGCATCGGCGATCCGGATCTGGCCGTGCGTCTGCTGCTGGAAAAAACTCCGGCCGCAGCCCGCGCCCTGGCCGCGCAACTGGACGGTCTGAATGCCAAACGCAAGGCCGAGGAGCAGCGGATTCTGGAAGAAGCGGTCATCCAGGCCGAAGCGCAGCGGCATCTGCCCGGTCTGGTGCTGCATTCCGAGCACTGGCACTCCGGCATCATCGGCATCGTGGCCTCACGCATTGTGGAACTCTTTCACCGGCCATGCCTGATTCTGACCAAGGAGAGCGGTATTTTCAAAGGCTCCGGCCGGGCGACGCCGGATTTCGATCTGTACGCGGCACTGCAATCCTGCTCCCGATGCCTGTACCAGTTCGGTGGACACCGGCAGGCCGCAGGACTCAAACTGGAGCCGTTCCAGCTGGCGACGCTGAAAGAGCTCTTTGCCCAGGCGGCACAGGAGCAACTCGGGGCGGAGCCCGCACCTCCCACTCTGGAGGTAGACGCGGAACTGCCTTTTGCCGCCCTGTCCGCCACGCTCCTGAAGGAGCTGGAATTGCTCCAGCCCTACGGGCAGGGCAACCCGCGCCCAGTTTTTTTGTCTCCGCCGCTCAGCATACTGCGCCACCGCCTTTTCAGCCAGAAAAGGCATCTGGAGCTGCACGTGAGCGACCGCAACGACGGCACCACCATGCGCGCCGTGGCCTGGAGACAAGGGGACGGCTGGCGGCAGCCCAGCGGAGAGATCCGGTTGGCCTATACGCCGCGGCTGGCGAAATTCAACGGATTGCGGCAGATTGAACTGACGGTACAGCGTATTTTCACTGTCACCCAAAAAGGCGTCTGA